In Primulina eburnea isolate SZY01 chromosome 3, ASM2296580v1, whole genome shotgun sequence, one DNA window encodes the following:
- the LOC140825603 gene encoding uncharacterized protein isoform X3 — translation MPPPSSRKQSSLTSKTQRVVSLCERNQTKLLLASSTYLPSRVHVFFKPQSALLKLGLHANFVLVTKASSVQFRLHNRDLGMVVSAIDEGLAVFLETKMGEKDRDDHFLAQEFNEFDDSSDRLTSNRVQSEKINSRADDSFLKLETERVGCDWLPMELDTSSLPLVKESVLDSVATQTKSSNGGAIFLKSEPANSPVESASLSKKLIPLATALHTANRIPLSSGGRKATPRSATPTGKTSLPAKSKSFHPSTTTLKVTKPVAAQGRSVTPARLASISSKSSTRSATPTLEPSTQAMTCSASAKDEFSPGRETDPAVSQGTSAFLKTKPSKPSVMRTSSHDTPHSSKTLMPKKVASASKGRPSLPNTISLNSNSRQKACSPSSERAPNGTHHKSESMMLTRNRSRHTTGLDDVNPVLMGSKMVERVVNMRKLAPPKQDEYSSQDYAQKSFREGSGFGRSLSKKSLDMAIRHMDIRRSIPDNIISRPSATVDLTLVGTASCSCMDSTVDARESTLATSRY, via the exons ATGCCCCCACCCTCTTCAAGAAAACAAAGTTCACTAACATCTAAAACCCAGCGTGTCGTGTCCCTTTGTGAAAGGAATCAAACCAAACTGCTTCTTGCTTCATCAACTTATCTCCCATCTCGGGTCCATGTCTTTTTTAAGCCACAGTCGGCCCTCCTGAAATTGGGATTACATGCAAATTTTGTTTTGGTGACAAAGGCT TCATCCGTTCAGTTTAGGCTACATAACAGAGATCTTGGGATGGTTGTGAGTGCAATAGATGAAGGTCTGGCTGTTTTCTTGGAAACGAAGATGGGTGAAAAGGATAGAGATGATCATTTTCTTGCACAGGAATTTAACGAGTTTGATGACTCTTCAG ATCGGCTGACTTCAAACAGAGTACAGTCTGAGAAGATTAATAGCAGAGCTGATGATAGTTTCCTCAAACTGGAAACAGaaagagttggttgtgactg GCTTCCTATGGAACTAGATACCTCTTCGCTCCCTTTGGTAAAGGAAAGCGTGCTAGATTCTGTGGCGACTCAGACCAAGAGCTCAAATGGTGGAGCCATTTTTCTGAAATCTGAG CCGGCCAACTCTCCTGTAGAATCTGCTTCACTGAGTAAGAAGTTGATTCCTCTGGCTACGGCTTTGCATACGGCAAATAGAATTCCTTTATCATCAGGTGGTCGAAAAGCAACTCCTAGAAGTGCAACACCAACTGGAAAAACATCCTTGCCCGCAAAGTCCAAGTCTTTTCATCCTTCAACTACTACCTTAAAAGTGACAAAACCTGTTGCAGCTCAAGGGAGATCAGTCACTCCTGCAAGACTTGCATCAATCAGTTCAAAGTCCTCAACAAGGTCTGCAACACCAACTCTGGAACCATCCACCCAAGCAATGACATGTAGTGCATCTGCTAAAGATGAATTTTCTCCAGGAAGAGAAACAGACCCAGCAGTATCACAGGGAACATCTGCATTTCTAAAGACTAAGCCATCGAAACCATCAGTGATGCGTACTTCATCTCATGATACTCCTCATAGTTCAAAGACATTGATGCCCAAAAAGGTGGCTTCTGCCTCGAAAGGAAGGCCAAGTCTACCTAATACCATATCACTCAATTCAAATTCAAGACAAAAGGCATGCTCACCTTCCAGTGAACGAGCCCCAAATGGAACCCACCATAAAAGTGAGAGCATGATGCTAACAAGAAATCGAAGCAGGCATACAACTGGTTTGGATGACGTGAATCCTGTATTGATGGGCTCAAAAATGGTTGAAAGGGTAGTGAACATGAGGAAACTAGCTCCTCCTAAGCAAGATGAATATTCATCTCAAGATTACGCCCAAAAAAGTTTCCGTGAAGGTTCAGGATTTGGAAGATCACTCTCAAAGAAGTCCCTAGACATGGCTATACGGCATATG GATATTAGACGGAGCATTCCCGACAATATAATCTCTCGCCCTTCAGCAACAGTTGATTTAACTCTAGTAGGCACCGCATCTTGTTCTTGTATGGACAGTACAGTTGATGCTAGGGAATCAACTCTTGCAACAAGTAGATATTGA
- the LOC140825603 gene encoding uncharacterized protein isoform X5: MQSSVQFRLHNRDLGMVVSAIDEGLAVFLETKMGEKDRDDHFLAQEFNEFDDSSDRLTSNRVQSEKINSRADDSFLKLETERVGCDWLPMELDTSSLPLVKESVLDSVATQTKSSNGGAIFLKSEPANSPVESASLSKKLIPLATALHTANRIPLSSGGRKATPRSATPTGKTSLPAKSKSFHPSTTTLKVTKPVAAQGRSVTPARLASISSKSSTRSATPTLEPSTQAMTCSASAKDEFSPGRETDPAVSQGTSAFLKTKPSKPSVMRTSSHDTPHSSKTLMPKKVASASKGRPSLPNTISLNSNSRQKACSPSSERAPNGTHHKSESMMLTRNRSRHTTGLDDVNPVLMGSKMVERVVNMRKLAPPKQDEYSSQDYAQKSFREGSGFGRSLSKKSLDMAIRHMDIRRSIPDNIISRPSATVDLTLVGTASCSCMDSTVDARESTLATSRY, from the exons ATGCAGTCATCCGTTCAGTTTAGGCTACATAACAGAGATCTTGGGATGGTTGTGAGTGCAATAGATGAAGGTCTGGCTGTTTTCTTGGAAACGAAGATGGGTGAAAAGGATAGAGATGATCATTTTCTTGCACAGGAATTTAACGAGTTTGATGACTCTTCAG ATCGGCTGACTTCAAACAGAGTACAGTCTGAGAAGATTAATAGCAGAGCTGATGATAGTTTCCTCAAACTGGAAACAGaaagagttggttgtgactg GCTTCCTATGGAACTAGATACCTCTTCGCTCCCTTTGGTAAAGGAAAGCGTGCTAGATTCTGTGGCGACTCAGACCAAGAGCTCAAATGGTGGAGCCATTTTTCTGAAATCTGAG CCGGCCAACTCTCCTGTAGAATCTGCTTCACTGAGTAAGAAGTTGATTCCTCTGGCTACGGCTTTGCATACGGCAAATAGAATTCCTTTATCATCAGGTGGTCGAAAAGCAACTCCTAGAAGTGCAACACCAACTGGAAAAACATCCTTGCCCGCAAAGTCCAAGTCTTTTCATCCTTCAACTACTACCTTAAAAGTGACAAAACCTGTTGCAGCTCAAGGGAGATCAGTCACTCCTGCAAGACTTGCATCAATCAGTTCAAAGTCCTCAACAAGGTCTGCAACACCAACTCTGGAACCATCCACCCAAGCAATGACATGTAGTGCATCTGCTAAAGATGAATTTTCTCCAGGAAGAGAAACAGACCCAGCAGTATCACAGGGAACATCTGCATTTCTAAAGACTAAGCCATCGAAACCATCAGTGATGCGTACTTCATCTCATGATACTCCTCATAGTTCAAAGACATTGATGCCCAAAAAGGTGGCTTCTGCCTCGAAAGGAAGGCCAAGTCTACCTAATACCATATCACTCAATTCAAATTCAAGACAAAAGGCATGCTCACCTTCCAGTGAACGAGCCCCAAATGGAACCCACCATAAAAGTGAGAGCATGATGCTAACAAGAAATCGAAGCAGGCATACAACTGGTTTGGATGACGTGAATCCTGTATTGATGGGCTCAAAAATGGTTGAAAGGGTAGTGAACATGAGGAAACTAGCTCCTCCTAAGCAAGATGAATATTCATCTCAAGATTACGCCCAAAAAAGTTTCCGTGAAGGTTCAGGATTTGGAAGATCACTCTCAAAGAAGTCCCTAGACATGGCTATACGGCATATG GATATTAGACGGAGCATTCCCGACAATATAATCTCTCGCCCTTCAGCAACAGTTGATTTAACTCTAGTAGGCACCGCATCTTGTTCTTGTATGGACAGTACAGTTGATGCTAGGGAATCAACTCTTGCAACAAGTAGATATTGA
- the LOC140825603 gene encoding uncharacterized protein isoform X6: MVVSAIDEGLAVFLETKMGEKDRDDHFLAQEFNEFDDSSGASPDRLTSNRVQSEKINSRADDSFLKLETERVGCDWLPMELDTSSLPLVKESVLDSVATQTKSSNGGAIFLKSEPANSPVESASLSKKLIPLATALHTANRIPLSSGGRKATPRSATPTGKTSLPAKSKSFHPSTTTLKVTKPVAAQGRSVTPARLASISSKSSTRSATPTLEPSTQAMTCSASAKDEFSPGRETDPAVSQGTSAFLKTKPSKPSVMRTSSHDTPHSSKTLMPKKVASASKGRPSLPNTISLNSNSRQKACSPSSERAPNGTHHKSESMMLTRNRSRHTTGLDDVNPVLMGSKMVERVVNMRKLAPPKQDEYSSQDYAQKSFREGSGFGRSLSKKSLDMAIRHMDIRRSIPDNIISRPSATVDLTLVGTASCSCMDSTVDARESTLATSRY; this comes from the exons ATGGTTGTGAGTGCAATAGATGAAGGTCTGGCTGTTTTCTTGGAAACGAAGATGGGTGAAAAGGATAGAGATGATCATTTTCTTGCACAGGAATTTAACGAGTTTGATGACTCTTCAG GCGCTTCACCAGATCGGCTGACTTCAAACAGAGTACAGTCTGAGAAGATTAATAGCAGAGCTGATGATAGTTTCCTCAAACTGGAAACAGaaagagttggttgtgactg GCTTCCTATGGAACTAGATACCTCTTCGCTCCCTTTGGTAAAGGAAAGCGTGCTAGATTCTGTGGCGACTCAGACCAAGAGCTCAAATGGTGGAGCCATTTTTCTGAAATCTGAG CCGGCCAACTCTCCTGTAGAATCTGCTTCACTGAGTAAGAAGTTGATTCCTCTGGCTACGGCTTTGCATACGGCAAATAGAATTCCTTTATCATCAGGTGGTCGAAAAGCAACTCCTAGAAGTGCAACACCAACTGGAAAAACATCCTTGCCCGCAAAGTCCAAGTCTTTTCATCCTTCAACTACTACCTTAAAAGTGACAAAACCTGTTGCAGCTCAAGGGAGATCAGTCACTCCTGCAAGACTTGCATCAATCAGTTCAAAGTCCTCAACAAGGTCTGCAACACCAACTCTGGAACCATCCACCCAAGCAATGACATGTAGTGCATCTGCTAAAGATGAATTTTCTCCAGGAAGAGAAACAGACCCAGCAGTATCACAGGGAACATCTGCATTTCTAAAGACTAAGCCATCGAAACCATCAGTGATGCGTACTTCATCTCATGATACTCCTCATAGTTCAAAGACATTGATGCCCAAAAAGGTGGCTTCTGCCTCGAAAGGAAGGCCAAGTCTACCTAATACCATATCACTCAATTCAAATTCAAGACAAAAGGCATGCTCACCTTCCAGTGAACGAGCCCCAAATGGAACCCACCATAAAAGTGAGAGCATGATGCTAACAAGAAATCGAAGCAGGCATACAACTGGTTTGGATGACGTGAATCCTGTATTGATGGGCTCAAAAATGGTTGAAAGGGTAGTGAACATGAGGAAACTAGCTCCTCCTAAGCAAGATGAATATTCATCTCAAGATTACGCCCAAAAAAGTTTCCGTGAAGGTTCAGGATTTGGAAGATCACTCTCAAAGAAGTCCCTAGACATGGCTATACGGCATATG GATATTAGACGGAGCATTCCCGACAATATAATCTCTCGCCCTTCAGCAACAGTTGATTTAACTCTAGTAGGCACCGCATCTTGTTCTTGTATGGACAGTACAGTTGATGCTAGGGAATCAACTCTTGCAACAAGTAGATATTGA
- the LOC140825603 gene encoding uncharacterized protein isoform X2 — protein sequence MPPPSSRKQSSLTSKTQRVVSLCERNQTKLLLASSTYLPSRVHVFFKPQSALLKLGLHANFVLVTKAFRLHNRDLGMVVSAIDEGLAVFLETKMGEKDRDDHFLAQEFNEFDDSSGASPDRLTSNRVQSEKINSRADDSFLKLETERVGCDWLPMELDTSSLPLVKESVLDSVATQTKSSNGGAIFLKSEPANSPVESASLSKKLIPLATALHTANRIPLSSGGRKATPRSATPTGKTSLPAKSKSFHPSTTTLKVTKPVAAQGRSVTPARLASISSKSSTRSATPTLEPSTQAMTCSASAKDEFSPGRETDPAVSQGTSAFLKTKPSKPSVMRTSSHDTPHSSKTLMPKKVASASKGRPSLPNTISLNSNSRQKACSPSSERAPNGTHHKSESMMLTRNRSRHTTGLDDVNPVLMGSKMVERVVNMRKLAPPKQDEYSSQDYAQKSFREGSGFGRSLSKKSLDMAIRHMDIRRSIPDNIISRPSATVDLTLVGTASCSCMDSTVDARESTLATSRY from the exons ATGCCCCCACCCTCTTCAAGAAAACAAAGTTCACTAACATCTAAAACCCAGCGTGTCGTGTCCCTTTGTGAAAGGAATCAAACCAAACTGCTTCTTGCTTCATCAACTTATCTCCCATCTCGGGTCCATGTCTTTTTTAAGCCACAGTCGGCCCTCCTGAAATTGGGATTACATGCAAATTTTGTTTTGGTGACAAAGGCT TTTAGGCTACATAACAGAGATCTTGGGATGGTTGTGAGTGCAATAGATGAAGGTCTGGCTGTTTTCTTGGAAACGAAGATGGGTGAAAAGGATAGAGATGATCATTTTCTTGCACAGGAATTTAACGAGTTTGATGACTCTTCAG GCGCTTCACCAGATCGGCTGACTTCAAACAGAGTACAGTCTGAGAAGATTAATAGCAGAGCTGATGATAGTTTCCTCAAACTGGAAACAGaaagagttggttgtgactg GCTTCCTATGGAACTAGATACCTCTTCGCTCCCTTTGGTAAAGGAAAGCGTGCTAGATTCTGTGGCGACTCAGACCAAGAGCTCAAATGGTGGAGCCATTTTTCTGAAATCTGAG CCGGCCAACTCTCCTGTAGAATCTGCTTCACTGAGTAAGAAGTTGATTCCTCTGGCTACGGCTTTGCATACGGCAAATAGAATTCCTTTATCATCAGGTGGTCGAAAAGCAACTCCTAGAAGTGCAACACCAACTGGAAAAACATCCTTGCCCGCAAAGTCCAAGTCTTTTCATCCTTCAACTACTACCTTAAAAGTGACAAAACCTGTTGCAGCTCAAGGGAGATCAGTCACTCCTGCAAGACTTGCATCAATCAGTTCAAAGTCCTCAACAAGGTCTGCAACACCAACTCTGGAACCATCCACCCAAGCAATGACATGTAGTGCATCTGCTAAAGATGAATTTTCTCCAGGAAGAGAAACAGACCCAGCAGTATCACAGGGAACATCTGCATTTCTAAAGACTAAGCCATCGAAACCATCAGTGATGCGTACTTCATCTCATGATACTCCTCATAGTTCAAAGACATTGATGCCCAAAAAGGTGGCTTCTGCCTCGAAAGGAAGGCCAAGTCTACCTAATACCATATCACTCAATTCAAATTCAAGACAAAAGGCATGCTCACCTTCCAGTGAACGAGCCCCAAATGGAACCCACCATAAAAGTGAGAGCATGATGCTAACAAGAAATCGAAGCAGGCATACAACTGGTTTGGATGACGTGAATCCTGTATTGATGGGCTCAAAAATGGTTGAAAGGGTAGTGAACATGAGGAAACTAGCTCCTCCTAAGCAAGATGAATATTCATCTCAAGATTACGCCCAAAAAAGTTTCCGTGAAGGTTCAGGATTTGGAAGATCACTCTCAAAGAAGTCCCTAGACATGGCTATACGGCATATG GATATTAGACGGAGCATTCCCGACAATATAATCTCTCGCCCTTCAGCAACAGTTGATTTAACTCTAGTAGGCACCGCATCTTGTTCTTGTATGGACAGTACAGTTGATGCTAGGGAATCAACTCTTGCAACAAGTAGATATTGA
- the LOC140825603 gene encoding uncharacterized protein isoform X1: MPPPSSRKQSSLTSKTQRVVSLCERNQTKLLLASSTYLPSRVHVFFKPQSALLKLGLHANFVLVTKASSVQFRLHNRDLGMVVSAIDEGLAVFLETKMGEKDRDDHFLAQEFNEFDDSSGASPDRLTSNRVQSEKINSRADDSFLKLETERVGCDWLPMELDTSSLPLVKESVLDSVATQTKSSNGGAIFLKSEPANSPVESASLSKKLIPLATALHTANRIPLSSGGRKATPRSATPTGKTSLPAKSKSFHPSTTTLKVTKPVAAQGRSVTPARLASISSKSSTRSATPTLEPSTQAMTCSASAKDEFSPGRETDPAVSQGTSAFLKTKPSKPSVMRTSSHDTPHSSKTLMPKKVASASKGRPSLPNTISLNSNSRQKACSPSSERAPNGTHHKSESMMLTRNRSRHTTGLDDVNPVLMGSKMVERVVNMRKLAPPKQDEYSSQDYAQKSFREGSGFGRSLSKKSLDMAIRHMDIRRSIPDNIISRPSATVDLTLVGTASCSCMDSTVDARESTLATSRY; this comes from the exons ATGCCCCCACCCTCTTCAAGAAAACAAAGTTCACTAACATCTAAAACCCAGCGTGTCGTGTCCCTTTGTGAAAGGAATCAAACCAAACTGCTTCTTGCTTCATCAACTTATCTCCCATCTCGGGTCCATGTCTTTTTTAAGCCACAGTCGGCCCTCCTGAAATTGGGATTACATGCAAATTTTGTTTTGGTGACAAAGGCT TCATCCGTTCAGTTTAGGCTACATAACAGAGATCTTGGGATGGTTGTGAGTGCAATAGATGAAGGTCTGGCTGTTTTCTTGGAAACGAAGATGGGTGAAAAGGATAGAGATGATCATTTTCTTGCACAGGAATTTAACGAGTTTGATGACTCTTCAG GCGCTTCACCAGATCGGCTGACTTCAAACAGAGTACAGTCTGAGAAGATTAATAGCAGAGCTGATGATAGTTTCCTCAAACTGGAAACAGaaagagttggttgtgactg GCTTCCTATGGAACTAGATACCTCTTCGCTCCCTTTGGTAAAGGAAAGCGTGCTAGATTCTGTGGCGACTCAGACCAAGAGCTCAAATGGTGGAGCCATTTTTCTGAAATCTGAG CCGGCCAACTCTCCTGTAGAATCTGCTTCACTGAGTAAGAAGTTGATTCCTCTGGCTACGGCTTTGCATACGGCAAATAGAATTCCTTTATCATCAGGTGGTCGAAAAGCAACTCCTAGAAGTGCAACACCAACTGGAAAAACATCCTTGCCCGCAAAGTCCAAGTCTTTTCATCCTTCAACTACTACCTTAAAAGTGACAAAACCTGTTGCAGCTCAAGGGAGATCAGTCACTCCTGCAAGACTTGCATCAATCAGTTCAAAGTCCTCAACAAGGTCTGCAACACCAACTCTGGAACCATCCACCCAAGCAATGACATGTAGTGCATCTGCTAAAGATGAATTTTCTCCAGGAAGAGAAACAGACCCAGCAGTATCACAGGGAACATCTGCATTTCTAAAGACTAAGCCATCGAAACCATCAGTGATGCGTACTTCATCTCATGATACTCCTCATAGTTCAAAGACATTGATGCCCAAAAAGGTGGCTTCTGCCTCGAAAGGAAGGCCAAGTCTACCTAATACCATATCACTCAATTCAAATTCAAGACAAAAGGCATGCTCACCTTCCAGTGAACGAGCCCCAAATGGAACCCACCATAAAAGTGAGAGCATGATGCTAACAAGAAATCGAAGCAGGCATACAACTGGTTTGGATGACGTGAATCCTGTATTGATGGGCTCAAAAATGGTTGAAAGGGTAGTGAACATGAGGAAACTAGCTCCTCCTAAGCAAGATGAATATTCATCTCAAGATTACGCCCAAAAAAGTTTCCGTGAAGGTTCAGGATTTGGAAGATCACTCTCAAAGAAGTCCCTAGACATGGCTATACGGCATATG GATATTAGACGGAGCATTCCCGACAATATAATCTCTCGCCCTTCAGCAACAGTTGATTTAACTCTAGTAGGCACCGCATCTTGTTCTTGTATGGACAGTACAGTTGATGCTAGGGAATCAACTCTTGCAACAAGTAGATATTGA
- the LOC140825603 gene encoding uncharacterized protein isoform X4: MQSSVQFRLHNRDLGMVVSAIDEGLAVFLETKMGEKDRDDHFLAQEFNEFDDSSGASPDRLTSNRVQSEKINSRADDSFLKLETERVGCDWLPMELDTSSLPLVKESVLDSVATQTKSSNGGAIFLKSEPANSPVESASLSKKLIPLATALHTANRIPLSSGGRKATPRSATPTGKTSLPAKSKSFHPSTTTLKVTKPVAAQGRSVTPARLASISSKSSTRSATPTLEPSTQAMTCSASAKDEFSPGRETDPAVSQGTSAFLKTKPSKPSVMRTSSHDTPHSSKTLMPKKVASASKGRPSLPNTISLNSNSRQKACSPSSERAPNGTHHKSESMMLTRNRSRHTTGLDDVNPVLMGSKMVERVVNMRKLAPPKQDEYSSQDYAQKSFREGSGFGRSLSKKSLDMAIRHMDIRRSIPDNIISRPSATVDLTLVGTASCSCMDSTVDARESTLATSRY, from the exons ATGCAGTCATCCGTTCAGTTTAGGCTACATAACAGAGATCTTGGGATGGTTGTGAGTGCAATAGATGAAGGTCTGGCTGTTTTCTTGGAAACGAAGATGGGTGAAAAGGATAGAGATGATCATTTTCTTGCACAGGAATTTAACGAGTTTGATGACTCTTCAG GCGCTTCACCAGATCGGCTGACTTCAAACAGAGTACAGTCTGAGAAGATTAATAGCAGAGCTGATGATAGTTTCCTCAAACTGGAAACAGaaagagttggttgtgactg GCTTCCTATGGAACTAGATACCTCTTCGCTCCCTTTGGTAAAGGAAAGCGTGCTAGATTCTGTGGCGACTCAGACCAAGAGCTCAAATGGTGGAGCCATTTTTCTGAAATCTGAG CCGGCCAACTCTCCTGTAGAATCTGCTTCACTGAGTAAGAAGTTGATTCCTCTGGCTACGGCTTTGCATACGGCAAATAGAATTCCTTTATCATCAGGTGGTCGAAAAGCAACTCCTAGAAGTGCAACACCAACTGGAAAAACATCCTTGCCCGCAAAGTCCAAGTCTTTTCATCCTTCAACTACTACCTTAAAAGTGACAAAACCTGTTGCAGCTCAAGGGAGATCAGTCACTCCTGCAAGACTTGCATCAATCAGTTCAAAGTCCTCAACAAGGTCTGCAACACCAACTCTGGAACCATCCACCCAAGCAATGACATGTAGTGCATCTGCTAAAGATGAATTTTCTCCAGGAAGAGAAACAGACCCAGCAGTATCACAGGGAACATCTGCATTTCTAAAGACTAAGCCATCGAAACCATCAGTGATGCGTACTTCATCTCATGATACTCCTCATAGTTCAAAGACATTGATGCCCAAAAAGGTGGCTTCTGCCTCGAAAGGAAGGCCAAGTCTACCTAATACCATATCACTCAATTCAAATTCAAGACAAAAGGCATGCTCACCTTCCAGTGAACGAGCCCCAAATGGAACCCACCATAAAAGTGAGAGCATGATGCTAACAAGAAATCGAAGCAGGCATACAACTGGTTTGGATGACGTGAATCCTGTATTGATGGGCTCAAAAATGGTTGAAAGGGTAGTGAACATGAGGAAACTAGCTCCTCCTAAGCAAGATGAATATTCATCTCAAGATTACGCCCAAAAAAGTTTCCGTGAAGGTTCAGGATTTGGAAGATCACTCTCAAAGAAGTCCCTAGACATGGCTATACGGCATATG GATATTAGACGGAGCATTCCCGACAATATAATCTCTCGCCCTTCAGCAACAGTTGATTTAACTCTAGTAGGCACCGCATCTTGTTCTTGTATGGACAGTACAGTTGATGCTAGGGAATCAACTCTTGCAACAAGTAGATATTGA